The genomic stretch tggggaacacatgtacacccatggcttactcatgacaatgtatggcaaaaccactatcatattgtaattagcctccagttgaaataaatcaatgaaaataaaagaactttaaaaaaaaaataaagcgcAGCACACCCAGGGGGGTCTTTCACTCTTACagattttaaatcacattcaGTGACTGACTTTGAATCATCAATGGGGTCTCCCAGGCGTTACAGTGCCAGAAAGATTGAGTTAGGCAGCTGCAGTCCAGATCAAAGATAACATATCTTTGAGTTATACTTTGAACTCAACTCTTTGGATGCTGTTGGGGAAACTCTGTGTTTTGGTTGCTTCTAAACAGTTTTCTGAAGACACACAGGATCCTCATCGTCAGAGCCTCTGCCTTATATGTCTCCATATTTGTTTAACTTCTCCTTGGAATTTTTAAACCTTTCAAATTGAAAGTTAAcaccaaattaaatatttcatactctttcttttaaaCCATGATAAACTTGTAGAAGTTGGACTAACAAAAGACTTTATTGGGGAAGAATGTTTTACGACTGTAGTTGTTTAGAAATCCTAGGATATGGTGATAATTACAAGACCAATTTTCACTCAGTCTTATATTAGTATTTATGTGGAAATTCTCTGTACAGACTTCCATGTCTGTCCAATGGATAGAACTCCATGGTACACTAGAAAGGTGCAGATTCAACCGCTGTTCAGGGAACTACGCCTGCAAAACCTACCTAGAGCCGCCccccataccaaaaaaaaaaaaaaaaaaaagttctgtgtgCAGGGTGATCCCGTTTGTAACGTGCACCGGCATTGGGCCACcaccactgcccttctttgggaataCAATGCTCCCAAAAATTTCTTAGCAAATATGTGGCCTAAACAATATTTGGTTAGTTCCCTCCAAACATTATTTGAGTCCCTGGGAGTGCTAGTTGTGGGTTTTAGTTGTATCAGCACTTTGTGCCTTCTGAGCCCCTTTAGCTGACAGCATAGGTGAGTGATGCAACAAACCCCATTATGAGGTAGGTGGCCAGGAGGTGAtttctgcctgcctttctcaGGGGGAGTTTCACATTCTCCACCCCCATGTGAAAACCCCTTCCCATCTGGGTCTGGCATCTAGACCCTAATGTCTTTCCACACCCAAGACAAAGGGAGGAACACCACACCACTACTCCTTGCCCTTGAAATCAAGTGTTAAGCAGAGTTATCCATCATCAGTGCAGACTCCTGACCCACTCCACACCTCTACTCTCTGGCTAACTGGGGACCCCAGGGTCTGTTCCCCAACCTCTCAGGACAACATATTCCTCACGTTTCCAGTGcccacctcttctcttctctccctcccttccatcagaaagttcacacacacacacgtatcatcTTTTCACCATTTGAGGTTTCTTTTATTTGCAGCCATCGGCTTCCTATGTTAGTGTGAGAGTCTTTTCTTGGTTGGCCATTGCTAACAAAGCAGACCTCTGGAGTCACAATTCTAAACTGTCTGACATTTGCTATTCACTTACTGGCTGCCCACGTTGtacttctccagggtctcttctttGGCGGCGGCTGAGCTTATTTTCTCTTtggattctgcctccttccttgacTCTGCCTCACAGTTTGGTACCTTTTCCGGCTTCGATTCGATTTCTTACGTCCACAGCGAGAGAAGAAACAGTTTGCCTTTCTTGTCTTCTTCAGCTTTGTCGATTGAGTAGCATACGATCGGATTTTCTTTCTGAAGGTACCTTGTAGACGTCTTCTGACCCTCATGGTCATATTTCGTGCCTGGAAGACAAGACAAGGGTATTAGTTTTGAGGAAAGGACATAAAAACTGAGGTGGAAGGGAGATTTCATGAGAAATGGATGTGGGCTAATGAGGGCTTTTGTGGCAGGCATGGGCAGGGTAGAGGTCTTGGGCAGCAAAGTCAATGGAGAACATGGGAAGCTTAGTTGGAATCTTCTTACCTTGACCCCGCCTCTGCCCCTCCTTTGACAAAGGGTCTTCTTTGTTCCATTCTTCCTTGAAGCAAACCGCATGGCAACTCCTCTTGACTGCCGTGGCTTCCTGGTTGCGTTAGTCATGATGGTGCCAAGAAGTGGCCTAACCCAGAATTTCAGCCTCTGACCTCCCTATTTATACCCTTTGAGGACAATGAGGAGCCACACCCTTCAATCTGATTGGTCCGTTAAGCACTGCACCAGCCAATAGTAGTTTGGGGGGCTTAGACATCACAGTGCACCACTGTGCCCATCAACATGGGCTAGTGGATGCTGAGGGAGGCTGTGATATAACTTTCCCACTGCTgacatgtctgtgtgtctgattCTGGGCAGTGGTGATTCAGGGGCATGGTGCTCCTCCTCATGACTTTCAAACTTCCTTTCCGTTCCCTTTATCCTTTGACTTATATGTGCCACTTCAACACTCATGCCTCTTTCATCCCTCCATGAACATCTGCCGAACCCTTTCTGTCCCACTTCATCCCTTCAGAGTCCTCTAAGCACCTCATCTCTAGATCACCTTCTGCCTGTTGGGGGTTCTTGAAGGGCTTAAGGAACTTAAGAGAAAGCACTTTAAGTGGACAAAGGTAACTAAGAACAGGTTGGATATTTTATCTACTGTGATGAGCTTCAGCGACCCCCAGACTTGGTGAATCCTCAGTCTGCTGCCCAAAGGTCAATACACAGTCTCCATAAGATTACACATCAGAGCAAAGACAGTTTTAAATGTCTCCTCCACTAAAATTGTTGGGGACACTTCAACTCTCATATTGAGTAGGGAAACTCAACTGGCCCCATCTAGCAGAAATCAAttcctgatttttgctttttgaaaaagcAAGGTGCTCAAAGTCAAGAGTCAGTTCACCAGTGCACCACTGACTCTTGACTGAATCAATTCCCCAGTCACCCCTCCTTGACCGTTATCAGTAGGTAGGGCCCATGGCAGTGCTGACCAATAGCTGAGCAGGGCAAGGACCTGTACGTAGCTCATTGATGGTTGGTTGCTTGTGGGTGGGGCCAGTGAGGcactgaccaatggctgagcaagTCCTGTTGCCTAGTAACAGGAGGCGGAGTAATACGGCACAGCAAGGGCTACCTGCAAAGGGCTCTGCCCATGTTGCTCTGTTACATAAGGACACTTTGGGTCCAGTGTGCCGGCATCTATTTGACTGACTCCTTTCcaacctcagattttttttttttttaattagttggaggctaattacttcacaacatttcagtgggttttgtcatacattgatatgaatcagccatagatttacacgtattccccatcccgatcccccctcccacctccctctccacccgattcctctgggtcttcccagtgcaccaggcccgagcacttgtctcatgcatcccacctgggctggtgatctgtttcaccatagatagtatacatgctgttcttttgaaatatcccaccctcacattctcccacagagttcaaaagtctgttgtgtatttctgtgtctctttttctgttttgcatatagggttatcgttaccatctttctaaattccatatatatgtgttagtatgctgtaatgttctttatctttctggcttacttcactctgtataaggggctccagtttcatccatctcattaggactgattatttcacatacttatttaacttttgccTATCATTCCTTTTGTTATATTCCCAGGCGTTCCTGTCACCAGCACTTATCTCTGTGCCCCTCCAACCGCTGCCACTTGATCACATGTTCAGCATATAGTAAAAATAGTTCAAAGCCAACAAGAATGTGCAGGCCAGCCCACGTTGAAAACTACTTTCACAAACCTTAAATTCACagtgattctttttctctttacagtGTAACAGAGCAGGATGAGCACAGCCTTAACAGGTAGCCATTGGTATGTTCCATTTCAACCCACCCTGTTCCTAGGCAACAGGTGTTGCCCAACCATTGCTTGGTGCCTCAGAGGGCCCCAGCCACAAGCAAACAGTTGTAAATGAGTGACTGTTGGCTGTCCTGCTTAGCTATTGGGCAGCACTGCAGTGGGCAATGCCCACAGGTTACTGTCAGTGAGGGACCATTGGGGGGGGAAGTGATTAAGTCATGGGTGGTGTGGTGGCAATCAGGAGGAGACTGAGATTAGAGGCAGATTCAGGCCTTCTTCCAGAGGCCCTGGAGCTCACGCAGACTTGGGCCGgtgggtgagctggagggcccACGGAATAGCCTGGGGACTGCATGCTGTagcgctctttagttcctctttgtgtctgccttaagggtggtgtctcctgcatatctgaggttattgatagttctcccggcagtcttccagcttgtgcttcatccagtcttgcatttctcacgatgtactctgcatataagttaaataagcaggatgacaatatacagccttaacatacccctttcccattttggaagcAGTCTGaggtttcatgtccagttctaactcgtGCTGCTTTCCCTGCATAcggagttctcaggaggcaggtaagagggtctggtattcccatctctttaaggatttcccagagtttgttgtgatccacacaggacaGTGCTTGAgcctagtcagtgaagcagatgcttttctggaattgtcttgctttttctatgatccaacggatgctgtccatctgatctcttgttcctctgccttttcttagtcaagcttgaacatctggaaattcttggttcatgtatggttgaagcctagcttggagaattctcaGCATTTTTTAGGTAGTGTGTGAGACGACCCTATCGCCATAGTCATCTCAAATCAAGTTCCTTCTTACATTAGTctggatttgttttatttaattgcaaaaatggacataaattctttggtgtaaTGCTTATTTCCCACTTCACAGGTATTAATTCACCCCCCTGCAGTATTTCGGGCACTGTTGTGGGTGCTCGGTGCACAACGGGAGCCAATACACAGGACCCTGGTTTCATGGGGCTTACATTCTAGTCAGTGAGGATGGAAGGTTAATACTAACCACAAATAGTCAATTATACACTATAGAGAGAACCTTAGGAGTTATGAGAAATGGGGAGTTTTTCCTCCCCAGAGAATAATGACAGAAGGCCTTATGAATCCAGGACATCTGAGCAAAGacttaattaaagaaaagagGGAGTGACTTTGTGGCTATCTTGGGCAATAAAGactggggaaaggaaatggccagGGCAAAAGCCCCCAAAAGGCATTGTCTATGTCCTTTCAATAAAACAAGAGGCTGGTGCAAGTGGGACCAGGTGAGTGAGGACGAGACCAAAAAGTGATGAGCTGCTGATGAGAGAGAACAGggcaggaaaaggaggaaggTAATAGTAAACTTATCTTTCCCAATTGCATGATGAGTTGGTTCACCATACACAAACCACACAGGGCTGTGGCGGTAAAGAGGAGAGGCATTTGTCATAGCCTGATggcaaggaggtgggggagggttaCTTTTCAGTAAAGACACCCGAGATGAATCCTGAGCCACCTAAAGTAAATAGATCACCAAGTGGAAAGCTGTGAAAGTGTTTCCCAGACAGTGGGGGAGAACCTGCATAGGCACCGAGACCCAAGAAAGCTGGTTATACATGCCTTGCATATAACTGGAATCTAAGGTATGATGGGGAAATTGTGAAGAAACATGGCcttggaggaagagggaagaacttGAAGGGGCACCTGGGCATATGTTAATTTAATGTCTGGGTTACCCTGCTTCGAAAGAGCATTATTAATGTTttctaattgtaaatatatactcGAGGCAAAGCAGTATGGAAACTGCAAAAAGAGTGTACAAATGAAATTAGAGAACACCAATAAGTGTGTCAATAGACATGTATACTGTTCATATTCTGTCTTTGTTGTTCTACCTAaatgtttataacatatatattgtatatgttaaatgtatacatatgataCACATATTTTTGGATGAGCATATGtacatcagtgattttttttttaatttatacagaTTGCATCAATCTATATGCTATATTGTAGCCTTCCTTTTCTCTACCATATGCTGGGAGAATGTTTCCACCTCAACAAACATGTAACTACCAGTATTTCTGAGGAGTACTGTGGTGTTCAAATGCTTGCTTATCTCATATTCCAGGCAAGTGCTATGAGGACAGGAACCATGTGCATCTTGCTCACGGGTTGCCTCCATATCTGTTCTATTGTAAACAAGGCTGTAATAAACtttggggttcatgtatcttttcaaattagtgttcattttcttctgatgtATAGCTAGGCGTGGAatagctgggtcacatggtagttctatttttcgtgtttttaagaaacttccacgTTGTGTTCCAAGGTGagtgcacaaatttacattcccaccaattcTGTACAAGGGCTTCCTTTTGTCCACATCCTTGCCGCCatttattttcagactttttgacttgatgatagccattctgacagctgtgaggtgatatctcctagtgatttgatttctatttttctaattattagtGATGGTCAGTGTTTTTCCATGTGCGTATTACCTCATACTGTCAGTAGTCTTTCTGATCTGGTTCTTGTTAAGTTGAAAAACTTTCAAGTTCTTACAATCATCAAGAGCATGTCCCTTTTTcttgttgaatagtattccatcggATGGATGCACCATTTGTATATTGGCTTACCAGTTGAATAACATTTGAGTTGTTGCCAGTTTGGGGCTGTTATTAATAGAGCCACAATAACCATTGGCATGAAGGGTTTTATGTGAACAGAAATTCATGTTTTATGTGGGAGTTATTTAGGAATGGGATTACACAGTTTTCCAGTGTGCAGATATTTATGAGTAATGCAAAACATTTCCCAAAGTGtctttatcattttgcattcttatGAGTCACTGAGGAGAGTTtaagtttctctcttttcctgagcGTTGTTTATGTTctcaattattttattccttttagacAAGATACAATTTGCAAACTTAATATGCATTCAGTactaattattcattattttaataaattgtatGTGTTTCTGAGTCATCTGTACAACTTATGTCATATCTGATGTCAACCAAttgctattcaaatattttcccacattttaattggtttatttgtTCTCTTATTAGTGAGTTTGAGAGCTCTTATGTATTAtggttataatatattttatatgaatattgatgtatatgtgtgtgtatatgtttatatatatatatatgaaaaatataagtgtATTTGCATAACCACCTCAAGATAGAGAACTGTTCTGTAACCTTAAAGGAATTCCCTAATACCACAGTCTTATATTCTTATTCCATAATCCCTTGTGACTActgatttcttttccatgtctctaattttgtcattttgagaatcaTATGTACATGGAATCATAAAGTACATGTCTTTTTGAGAGCCTAAGTTTGAGGAACATTAGCTTCTGCATGGCTTTCTTCTAGAACTATatgatgtttttactttttctatgtacgtttggttttccatatatatgccaatatatacatttataagtaTCTCTGTGTAAGTCAAGATAGTATACATAGGCCTTATCCTATATATAGGATACATCTATAGAAAATATACTACTTGTTTtgctctttgaaaaagaccctatctctgaaaaataattttcataaagaaaTGCATGGAATTCCACTACTGATTTACAGAATAGACAGGGTTTCTTGGTAAGACAGCCAGCCAAACGTCTGTCAAGTACTGGTATGGTTGTAGAGCTGAATGTAAGCATTTTATAAatctaaagctttttttttttttaaattaatgcttaGGTATGGAGCTTCTATAAATAGGAAAGTGTTATCACATATTAAATTCCTATATTAagagctttggagaaatgttcaaTCAGAAAATCATGGAATATACTGATGATATTGGTGTAATTGCAGGTTGGAGCAGACTTTCATCAATACTGTATAGAACTGCAGTGTTTCAAAGGTTGGGGATGAGATTATGGAAAGGATCCATATCATTCTTAGTATTGAtctacacagaaaaataaattattcatcaGTAGTTTGATcagtataattaaaaatagattgaaGTCTGCAGGAAAAAAACATTGATGTCTACATTATATGTCACAAACAAGAAATCTGTCTTCCATTTTAGCCATGATAGCTCTTCAGAAGTGAATAACCTTTTAATGACAAATGGAATTGAGGACTAGTAAGAAGGGAAAGTATTTCATCCTTTCACTTGCTCCATCATGACTGAGGACACATTCTGAAAGTTCTATAGagatcacagaactagaacaatttcATAGTTTGTatggaaaaccaaaaaaccttggatagccaaagcaattttgtgaaggaagaatggaattggaggaaccaacgtgcctgacttcaggctatactacaaagctacagtcatcaagacagtatagtaccggcacaaagacagaaatacagatcaatgaaacaaaatggaaagccctGAGAGAAATGCacccacctatggacaccttatctttgacaaaggaggcaagaacatacaatggagaaaagacaatctctttaacaagtggtgctggcaaaGATGGTGAACTACTTGTaaagaaggaaactagaacactttctaaccccaTGTACCAGAATAAaatcaaaacggattaaagatctaaatgtaagatgagaaactatacaactccaagaggaaaacataggcaaaacactctctgacataaatcacagcaggatcctctatgacccacctcccagaggaatggaaataaaagcaaaacataaatgaATAGGACACAAGTTAACTTAAAAGctgttgcacaacaaagaaagtataagcaaggtgaaaagacagccttcagaatgggagaaaataatagcaaatgaagcaatgaacaatgaattaatctaaaaaacatgcaagcagctcctgcagctcagttccagaaaaacaaacgaTCCATTCAAgaaacgggccaaagaactaaacagacatttctccaaagaagacatacagatggctaacaaacacagagaaagatgctcaacatcactcactaccagagaaatgcaaattaaatccacGATGAGGGACCATCTCACGTTGGTCAGAACGGctcctatcaaaaagtctacaaagaataaatgctggagaggaacagtgtggagattcctcagaaatTTGAATTGGAACTTCCCtacgacccaggaatcccactgctgggcatacacactaaggaaatcagaattgaaagagatgcatgtaccccaatattcatcacaatactgtttataatagccaggacatggaagcaacctagatatccatgggcagacgaatggataagcaagccgtgctacatatgcacaatggaatattactcagctattaaaaagaatgcatttgcatcagttctaatgaggtggatgaagctggagcctattatagagtgaaggaagtcagaaagaaaaacaccaatacagtatattaatgcatataaatggaatttagaaagatggtaacaatgaccctatatgtgagacagcaaaagagacacaaaggtaaaaacagactcttggactctgtgagaaAAGGCGAGAGTGGAACGATTTGagcaaatagcattgaaacatgtatgtgaaACAGATTTCCAGTCCAGCTTGGATgaatgaggcagggtgctcagggctgttgTGGTGGGacgatcctgagggatgggatggggagggaggtgggaggggggtacaggatggggaacacatgtacacccatggcttactcatgacaatgtatggcaaaaccactatcatattgtaaagtaattaggctccaattgaaataaaccaatgaaaataaaagaacttaaaaaaaaaaaaataaagggcagCACACCCAGGGGGTCTTTCACTCTTACagattttaaatcacattcaGTGACTGACTTTGAATCATCAATGGGGTCTCCCAGGCGTTACAGTGCCAGAAAGATTGAGTTAGGCAGCTGCAGTCCAGATCAAAGATAACATATCTTTGAGTTATACTTTGAACTCAACTCTTTGGATGCTGTTGGGGAAACTCTGTGTTTTGGTTGCTTCTAAACAGTTTTCTGAAGACACAGAGGATCCTCATCGTCAGAGCCTCTGCCTTATATGTCTCCATATTTCTTTAACTTCtccttggaatttttaaaacctttcaaaatgaaagttaacaccaaattaaatatttcatactctttcttttaaaCCATGATAAACTTGTAGAAGTTGGACTAACAAAAGACTTTATTGGGGAAGAATGTTTTACGACTGTAGTTGTTTAGAAATCCTAGGATATGGTGATAATTACAAGACCAATTTTCACTCAGTCTTATATTAGTATTTATGTGGAAATTCTCTGTACAGACTTCCATGTCTGTTCAATGGATAGAACTCCATGGTACACTAGAATGGCGCAGATTCaacccctgttcagggaactatgCCTGCAAAACCTACCTAGAGCCGCCccccataccaaaaaaaaaaaaaaaaaaaaagttctgtgtgCAGGGTGATCCCGTTTGTAACGAGCACCGGCATTGGGCCACcaccactgcccttctttgggaataCAATGCTCCCAAAAATTTCTTAGCAAATATGTGGCCTAAACAATATTTGGTTAGTTCCCTCCAAACATTATTTGAGTCCCTGGGAGCGCTAGTTGTGGGTTTTAGTTGTATCAGCACTTTGTGCCTTCTGAGCCCCTTTAGCTGACAGCATAGGTGAGTGATGCAACAAACCCCATTATGAGGTAGGTGGCCAGGAGGTGAtttctgcctgcctttctcaGGGGGAGTTTCACATTCTCCACCCCCATGTGAAAACCCCTTCCCATCTGGGTCTGGCATCTAGACCCTAATGTCTTTCCACACCCCAGACAAAGGGAGGAACACCACACCACTACTCCTTGCCCTTGAAATCAAGTGTTAAGCAGAGTTATCCATCATCAGTGCAGACTCCTGACCCACTCCACACCTCTACTCTCTGGCTAACTGGGGACCCCAGGGTCTGTTCCCCAACCTCTCAGGACCACATATCCCTCCCGTTTCCAGTGcccacctcttctcttctctccctcccttccatcagaaaattcacacacacacacgtatcatcttttcaccatttgatgtttcttttatttgcagCCATCGGCTTCCTATGTTAGTGTGAGAGTCTTTTCTTGGTTGGCCATTGCTAACAAAGCAGACCTCTGGAGTCACAATTCTAAACTGTCTGACATTTGCTATTCACTTACTGGCTGCCCACGTTGtacttctccagggtctcttctttGGCGGCGGCTGAGCTTATTTTCTCTTtggattctgcctccttccttgacTCTGCCTCACAGTTTGGTACCTTTTCCGGCTTCGATTCGATTTCTTACGTCCACAGCGAGAGAAGAAACTGTTTGCCTTTCTTGTCTTCTTCAGTTTTGTCGATTGAGTAGCATACGATCGGATTTTCTTTCTGAAGGTACCTTGTAGAGGTCTTCTGACCCTCATGGTCATATTTCGTGCCTGGAAGACAAGACAAGGGTATTAGTTTTGAGGAAAGGACATAAAAACTGAGGTGGAATGGAGATTTCATGAGAAAGGAATGTGGGCTAATGAGGGCTTTTGTGGCAGGCATGGGCAGGGTAGAGGTCTTGGGCAGCAACGTCAATGGAGAACATGGGAAGCTTAGTTGGAATCTTCTTACCTTGACACCGCCTCTGCCCCTCCTTTGACAAAGGGTCTTCTTTGTTCCATTCTTCCTTGAAGCAAACCGCATGGCAACTCCTCTTGACTGCCGTGGCTTCCTGGTTGCGTTAGTCATGATGGTGCCAAGAAGTGGCCTAACCCAGACTTTCAGCCTC from Cervus elaphus chromosome X, mCerEla1.1, whole genome shotgun sequence encodes the following:
- the LOC122689086 gene encoding spermatid nuclear transition protein 3-like, with translation MTNATRKPRQSRGVAMRFASRKNGTKKTLCQRRGRGGVKARNMTMRVRRRLQGTFRKKIRSYATQSTKLKKTRKANCFFSRCGRKKSNRSRKRYQTVRQSQGRRQNPKRK
- the LOC122689119 gene encoding spermatid nuclear transition protein 3-like, yielding MTNATRKPRQSRGVAMRFASRKNGTKKTLCQRRGRGGVKARNMTMRVRRPLQGTFRKKIRSYATQSTKLKKTRKANSFFSRCGRKKSNRSRKRYQTVRQSQGRRQNPKRK